The Solanum pennellii chromosome 11, SPENNV200 sequence cgtatcatatatatatagttgtgcAAATTGTGGTTTTTTCCCAATTTCAGGTAAGAGAGAGCCAATATGATGATAATTATGTCCACTGATTCTGAATACATAAGCACCTTTTGTACGATTTATTGATTTGTCAACTCGGCCTCCCATAGATGTAAATGCGAACATGGAGTTGTATACCCTGATATTTTTTCTAAAGTGTACACCTATTTGTCCGGATGTAGTGCTCAAAAGATATTGAAGGTAGGGTGGTGGTTGGCTCAGTAATGGTAAACGAACACGACCTTCCATACAACATATTGAAAATTTGGGTTGTCGTGTATTTGTACTTTTGATTGTCCGTTCTTCATACCATAGAATTGCTCCGCAATATTGGCAGGTGTAGGTTGGAGGGCCTAAATTCCAAGCTTTCTTGTATGCACCTGTCATAGAAGATTGTAGCTAATGAGTTTAACTATTATATGCACAAATATTGAATTTCCTAACCTTATGTAGAGTTAGGTGCATAGGTTATAATGTATCaaattataagttttttaaatGTACTTGTTTTCTGGCAAATGACAGGGTTGCTGCCTCTGTGATACTGATTTGGATTTGATACGTCTTCATATTCATCCATAACCGAATCATAGGACTGGTTAGGTTGGATCCCTGTAAAATagttttgaaaatgttagtTACTAAGTATTGTACATCTGAGAAGTTGTTTATTAGTAAAGAATGGGTTCATTTAATTTCTAGCAATCATATTTCTCTGTTTATTGTTTTATGTGTCAGGCATTCACATAATGTAAGAGAAGGGAGTTACATAGTAACAGATAATGTGCATGtgtaattgatatattttatcacgttttttagtttttatatttcttaCGTATGAAGTAGTATACAATTTAACTAATTGGGTCGGGTGTGGTGGTATGTTCGAGTTAATTTGAACGTACCATGTATGTGTTGTTGCCGTTTTATAGTTGTGATATTAGTTAGTTTCATCTCGTTTGCCATTTTTTTGAGAAAACGTACAACCAAATCCGCTTGCTTCTGTGTTTGATCTTTGTATTTCCTCTGAAGTAATGTGAGTTTCCTCTTCAGGCGAGAATACTTTGGcagtaattttcttatatttactAATTCCTCTGTCTGCGTATTATAGGTTGTTGTTAATGTATtactcttcatattttttttggactTCCTGTATTTGCTTTCTAAATGAGGTAGAATTTGGTGTAGTTCCTGAATGTCGGAGGAAATATCTGTAGACCCACAAAATGCCTTAATACTGTGTGTTATCAAATCCATTATGTCTGGCCCCATGATCTGGTAAttctgaattttttaaaaaatttatgttggTAAGAATACTGGCCAATATATGGTGTACTGATTTTTTAGTGTAGTGCAATAGATTTGATGGTAAGATTTCTGCCCAATCTGGTTCTCTTGATAGAGCAATGTGTTGCAATAGATTTCGTAGTAGCAGAAGGTTCTATTTTAGTTGTGTTATGAAGAAAGTAATTGTTTGTTCCTATTTTATATCAATAGGAATCAGTGTAAATTAACCGTATGAAAGGACACACCATTTCGTTCTGGGGGTTGGAATTGGTGTGTTTTAAGTGTTCGAAAGGACACAACGTTTCGGTGCGGCAGAGTTGAGTAGTCCATTAAGACAGTCAGTTGTCATGTCGTTTTGTTTTCGTAGttgattctttttatttagttttaactAATTAGTTTCATTGTGGTTTATGTGTTGAACCGCATATTTTTTAGTACTCCAGAGATGTTGTGGGGATTATGTGGTGGAATATGTTGCGATTGTCAAATACGTTATTTTGTATAGTGTCTGCCTTTTATACTCGCATCGCAAATATGAAAGATGACTtaaaacatgatgagactgagaCACTTCTAAATGGAGCTCCTTCTGAATGAGTTATTTCTTCATGGTTCATTTTTATACATATAGTTTTAGATAATTGGAATTAAGACGTTTTTGAAATTCTGTTTGGCTCTTCTTCATAGATCAAAAGCTCCTCATGAATTGCACTTATGCCTGTGTTCTTGGGCTGTCTAAGaatatgacttttaaaaatgatatggaAAAAGATTTTACGTGTCTGTTGGTTGAATCTCTGCTGAGTTTTGCTTTATCTTAGAATGTAActtagctatcactcaagtgtGTAGTCTGTTCATGTCTGTGTGATAGAAAATATGGTGACAGAACATTAATTCAATGCCTGAATATGCCCTTTGTTTTCTCAAAGAAGAATGCtgatattattttccttaaacATAAAGTGACTGATGgaagaaaattttttaaatttgaacatTTTATGTACAAGAGAcatataaagaaacaaaaaatcacTTGCAAAACTAATTCATCAGCAAAAACAAAGTGAGAAAATGATCTTCTCAAACATGACTTGTATCTACAGCCATTGGACTCTACCGAGTATCTATTACGGCAATGAAACTAATCCCTGCTAAAgaggaaaaatatcaaatcttAGTACCTAGTATTACAAGATCTCATGAATTGTGAAATGATAAAATTGTCATTTCAGATGATTTACAGCCACCACAAACAATGTCTGCGAAGATGGCTCTAGTTTTGTATCTGTTTAGTAAGTGTTTTGAGTTTTGTATGCAGGTTTATGGGCCTCGTAATGACGGCGAAAGTGAGTTATATTTGTTTGCTGGAATAGCAAATGCAATATTTTAATAGTCTGGCGGTGAAAAGCAGAATGCAGCAATTCAGCATGAGATTTGGAGAGGTGCAAGGGCCATACAGAAAGCTGCTCATGCAACAACTTTGTATCTTTATAACAGATACAGTATATTCTGTAAGGCAGCATATGCGAAGTTGAAAGAAAATGCTGAGTCGGTTGTCACAGCTATTCACTGTAAGTTGACTCCTTGGCAGTAAAGTTTAGAGTTGATGTTTGTTGCTtccaactatttttttttgtgtaccAATCTACTCTTTTGATTCAGGGGCTGATGCACTTGAAGCTGCTATCGCTGCTGTTAGTAAATATGGAGGAGCTAGTGCTGGTTATCGTACCCTTTTAGATGCTCTTATACGCAAATGCAATATTTTAATAGTCTGGCGGTGAAAAGCAGAATGCAGCAATTCAGCATGAGATTTGGAGAGGTGCAAGGGCCATACAGAAAGCTGCTCATGCAACAACTTTGTATCTTTGTTTGACTTCTCCGAAAATGGTTTTGTAATTATTGCATTTTATTGTTCAACTATGCGGTAACGACTCCCAACAAAGTGTAATATGTTTGTGGGTGAGGATTTTCAAAATACCGTAAGTTGAGCGACTAATTGTGAACTTGATAAGTAGCTACGCATAACTTGAGGAGCAAAATGTGTGTTGGGAGATGGCATATATAAACAACTCAACTTTGATAGAAATGTGCATTTAGTAATGAAAGATTATTTGACACTAAACTAAACCTAATCACCTACCATAACAAACATCAACTATATATAGCCACTGTTAAACAAAAAAACTTGTCACTTTTTGATCAAACTAATAATGTTAAGGTCCCTAGCATAAAAATAACTCTACTTTGTCCTTTTTATGGTGTCATCATCACTCTCTTCACTGTCAGCTATAAATAAGTTCCTTCGCTTCTTGAACTTTCTTGAATAAACTCTTTGTTTGGAAATGAAAGTGTCTTCTTCATCAGAAAGTTCTTTAGAGTAGTCTGTGTTTAATCCTTCCGCATTGAAGTCTGTTTGTTCAGTGGAATCTTCCAATTTCTCTTTACCCTGTACAGTAAAAACCATTCCAATAATTAAGGAGGGTTTATGTTGAATGGATGGTATAGAAGATGACTGATTTACTATCAAGAGAGTTcgaatttgacaaaaaaaaaacactgtATACCTTAACCCTTTTGTCTTTGTTTATGCGGTGCTGCAATTCTAATTCTTCATCAGGCACATAAACTTTTGTGACTGTATAGTTTTCCAGCCCTTCTTTCAAATTGAAACTGCTCAATTTGAGTCTGAAGACCAATTCCATCCCGCAAAGACTTTGAATCTGGGGCGTTATATTACTCTCGCTTTTGGACAAACGATTAACCAACTTGTGAGCAGAAGTATCAAGAAGTTTTTCAGCGACTCCATTAAACAGGACCAAAGTAGTGTTCCCACCATTGTCCTTGACGTTAATGTGGATTTTAAACCTGTGTGAGTATAAAACGTTAGTGTTCCTTCAAATATAAGGTGTGAATAGAATGTTTATTAGTTGCTTACCTAATCAATGGTAAGTCACATTGTTTGTTGCACTTCTGGCATGTGTAGACACCATTTGAGGATTCAACTTTCTTGTTGCAGAAGTTACATGAAATGTAATACCAATCAAAGAAATTCTCTATTGCAGTGATCTGCGCGCGGAGTGTAACCACACATTCCTACCATATGAATAATGAAGATAGATAcattaaaacatataaacatcGGTACACATATTTAAAAGAGGAAGTATGTTGATAAAAGGAAAGGTGATTTTTGTTTGAAGGGTTATTATGGTACTAACCTCTATGTCGGGACTCCATTCAGAATCTAATAATTCTGCAACAGTCATCCTGTTTTCAAACATAGCTTGTGCATTGGGAACGTTACTTGAGTTTCCACTCGCAATAGTTACAATATCAACTGACTTCTTTGAGAATTTATGAAGCAAGGCGGTGATGTTGTCCATTTTAAGATTGACATAAATTTTACTTGCAGCGGTGGTGGCAAAAGTTAGTTCGCCTATTATGAAATAAACAACAACTTAATTGTCATAACGGCATATACATGTCACTACTATAATGTTGCAGCATGTTCAGAATAAGTACATACCTCTGAATTCTTTGACCGTTGTAGCAGTGATAATGACAATGTAGGGTCCAAAATCGTTGGGATACacataggggtaaaatgattcGCCATGGTCCTCCCACAAAGTTATCCTTGCTTTGATAGTCAGATCATCTCTAAAAGATAATTGTAATGTGTTACACAGTGAATCAATGAGTTTTGATGCTGCAATTTGGGGATGAATGAATATGAACGTAAATGAGTTAAGAAAGTTACGGATCGGTTAAAATGTGTATGTCGCGCTTCTGCCATTTTGAACCCACACTTTCTACATCACCATTTCCGCATAAGCATCCAACAACATCTACAAGTTAGGAGGGGAATTATTCATTGTATACGGTCCACACAGCGTCTAACATAAATGAAAGGAATAAATATACCTGACAGtagaatgttgttgttgatccTTGAGCGAATAACTTCTGGTTGAATAAACTGAAAACCATTCTGAGGGATATGGACAATATCATCCTGTAGTTTTTGGATGGCAATTTTCCgcaaaaatgttattttaaagtTCGACTGTACTGGTCTGTAGTCACCGGTTAATGCTGAAACTTTGAAGTTTCTAATAATGACTGCAAATCCTTCACTCAACTTATCACGAAACTTATTGACTTGGTTCTTCCATATTATTGCGTGCATCAAAGTTCCCTGAGAGAAGTCAATGTGGAAGACACTGCATAATAAcgatattaaaaataagaagcGGAGGATGTGAAGTATGCATACCTTTTCATCAATTAGTATCATGTCAAGGCTTATCATTTCTGGGCTGCGcttgaaattaataaattccCACTGCCGACAGACTCGGACTCTAATCAGCCAGTCATCGCGAGTAGCATCCAAATCAGAAAGAAGTGAATAGGCCATGTTTAGATTTCTTTGGCAGAAAGTAGAAGACTGTTTATAATTGTAGTCAGAAAGACTCTTTGGCAGAAAGTAGAAGACTGTTTATATTTTTAGTCAGAAAGAAGCGATAGAGAATGGGTGCTACGAAGGGTGTTAGCCATTTTATAAAGAGGTTGAAACCGTTGACGATGAGGCGTGTTGTTTCGGAGAAGGCAGAATGAATGGTTGTTTCCGGCGAAAGGACACGTTGTGTGAAGAAGGAAAAACAGAAAGTAAAACGACAGATTGTTTGGGTTGAAGAGGCGGCTGGTGTGGGGGATCATTTTAAAAAGGGTATTTTAGGGAATATTGTAAAGTGGAAGGGTTTTCTGGATGGGGAAGCTGCCACGTAGGCgacaataaaattttcttttatatatatatatgatttttgatAAAGTTAGTTTGGTATGCATTGTTGTGTGTGTGACACTTAGTTTGGTATGCATTGTTGTGTGTGTGATACTTAGTTGTTTGTAAATTTTGTATTGGATAGAATAATAGTATCAATAGTTGTGATATGTGCCAAAGTTAAAAGAGACGACATATAAACAAGGTATCATTTGAAGCAACGATATATCAgatatataatatctttttttctaaatattttgtcTACTAATAATAATGTATCGGATATTCTGCAGTTGAAAAAATGATGTTGATacttactaaaaataataagcTTTAATGTGATACattaaaatgtgaaattgtacttgatacataattcTAACTATTAATCAATCAAATTGATACTTAATAGATACAATAAGCtttaatatgatacataaaaatGTACTTGGTACATAATTCTAACTACTGATTATAAATCAGTCGAATTGATACTTTATAGAAACAATACTAAATAGAAACAATAAGCCAACTGATGAAACATTGTTATTTACCTTGGAAGGTAAATAAGCAATTTATAAAGATTCAATGTTTGCAttaccaaataaaaaattgtcttGTCATCTCAATACAAAAGAATGCTTGGACGGTCacgaaaataaagaaaaagaactcAAGTGATAAGCCAACTACGAACAAAAATCGTTGTGGACGTTATAGGCATGAAAATCACAACACGCGATCTTGTACTTTCTTACCCAAAGAAAagtgatacaatttttttttataaaaatacattcAATTTCCAATATTATGAGGcgttataattaaatattaataaatagaaATTTGTTCAACTTTGTGTATATTTCTGCTGGAGAATAATTTAATCATATCGTTaaactattaaattttataatctggtaaaatacttatataatattttttttgttttaataataatgtatttgaTACATCATGATTGTGAACGACCATATTTACTATAACTTTAAGTTAAATATCACATATAAGggaaagataaaataatatatttgatacattaatttatgtaattggtACGTGTTGAAGTATACATTGTCGTGGTTAGATATAAAGTGTATCattaacttaataaataatctcttaaatgataaaattgtgtaatacttaaatttataaacttatttttatcagataaattttcaaagtatCCTATTTTGTATTGTATACCACAAGAACTAcaattataaacaaaaataaagaaaaatatacatactgagatcaaaattaaaatacattaaaatttaaattcaaaataatttttaagagaaataaCCATTTATCCATAAATCAACCTCTTAAGATTGTTAATCCTAGataattttcttcaaagatAACACAACTGCGAAAATTCTATCCTTTTCTGGGGGTTCTTCCACATTTGCTTTAAAAGATGAAGTTTCATCCTTCTTCAACTTCGTCTTCTAAATATTATCATTCTTCATTGTTAATGGATCTACAAGATTTAGGATCTATTTTCATCCCAATCATCATCATCGAAATCATAATCAGTTGATTAGATCTATTTTCATGAAagttttcatcatcaaaataaaatacacaaggTACCATACTAAAAAGACGAAGCAGAATTCATATGTAGAAGAAAATTGTAAGTTAAAAACAttacatttttaataaaaaacgaAATCtaaagaactgaaaataaaaaattgatgaagaaatagtTCTACCATTTTTAggaacttgaaattgatgaacttgagagagaataaatttgaaatcataaaaattGAGTGATTGATGTTATTGTTGATATATGAGAGTGATTTTAGATGTAAAAATAGGAACCAAAACATTGGATCGGAAGGGAGGTAAATAATGTATCTgcaaaataagagaaaaagtgGAAAAGAGGgattttgaaatactttaaaATGATAGGGAATTTCAGAagttatgaaaagaatgattttgtagttaactaatttttctataattttaatgtaaaaCTAGCTGCATCACCTACTTAGATCTATGGTCTAAATTAAAGATACATGGTGGCTGCAAATTAAGTACAAGTAAGGTGGCAAAACGCCCAATGTTCTCAAGTAAAAATGGCCCAAGTAAAAAGTCCAAGTAGGTGGATCACCTACTTGACAAATTATGGCCCAAAATGAGTGAGAAAGTCGGCCAAAGAATTTCCATTTAAAAGGGCTTGATATCagatttttcaacaatttttacTTTGACAATAAACTAATTTCTAGAGCTTTCTCTTTTCTATCTCGTAGCTTCATACATCAACCATTAAATACCGTTAGTGTTCTTGAATATATGGAGTTCAAGCTATTGGAAGGTAtagtttaaaacaaaataaagtgtACAACATTTACCTTGAAGAATCCAAGTCGTGGTAGTTCAATCCGACAATGTAAGCTACTGCAATTTTCTCCCTCTTGTGCTTGAATTAATTAGGACTTTTACATTGGATAATATTGGGAAGGATATTCTTGTAATTAGTGCATGTTGGGACAGCCATGGAGGGAAGTCCTCTTTAAATTTAGTTATGAATTGTTTAAGTGTTTTAAAAGTAATGTTAGCTCTTCAAGTGCTAGTGATCAGATGGTCATTGGTATGATATATCTTATAAAGATTATACAGTAAAAAAACGTAatgaaaagaatgtaacatgcACGATTCCATAAGTACAAGCAAGGTTAGTCTGTAATCCTTATCTATtggtatttggtttcacttgagcTCTCATTTTACATGTGGTTGTcatattcagtacattcttTCATACTAACGAGTTATTAGGGGCGCTGCATTTCATTCTACAGATACAAGTACTCAAAAGTAGATCGCCCAAATAGAAGAACATGATACTCAACGGTTGTTGGTGATCTCCACGTTGATTAGGGTATTTTCCGAGTCTTTACTATGCGTACTTTTGATACTTGCACATTGTAACACCTCGTATCTAAAACAAACAAGAAATAAGCTATTCAAAAATCTGCAGTTGCAATTGACAATCATtatcgatggaccgtagtctGTTTTATGGCCCGTACTGCACATCCGTGTTTATGAATGAAACTATCCCATGACGCAGCCCAGAAAAAATGACTAAGTGAGGATCGACGGACACaaactacggaccgtagtctgacttACGAACCGTAGGGCTGTCCGTGGATCGACACTTGGTAAATTTTTTAGGGCTCCATCATGGGAGAGTTTCAGTCACAAACGACGGATGTGTAATATGGGTCGTAGATCAGACTACAGTACGTCGATAGTGATCGTCGATTGCACTTGCAGATTTCTGAAAGCTGATTTCTAGTTTGTTTTAATtacaaggtgttacattatctcttccttgggaacattcgtcctcgaatgaagactaaactagttGAAATACAGGGAGAGAGTTGTAGTCCCTACTATCAAACACTGAAAAACTAAGTTTGTGACTGGATTaagttccaagaacatgcaaatacgctgaaaatgcaagtataaACTGAGGAAAGATGATTCTAAGGCTGAATTCAAGCATGAATAACTGAAAACTGAAGGGGAACAATTACTCAAGCAGGAGTggaatcaaaaagaaaaaggtgaggttacttggctttcatggttTCTTCTGCTTCCCATGTGGCTCCTTCTATAGACCGACTCCTCTACAAAAGCTTGACTGatgcgacttctttgtttctaaACATTCTAACTAGATTGTCAGCAATCTCAATTGGTacatcttcataagaaaggCCATCTTTTAGaaccacactctctaatgacACAATAGAGGttgggtcacccacacacttcttttAAGAGCGTGATGTGCAAGactggatgcactgctgctagttctactggcaactctaactcatatgccaccttgccaaccctttccaatatcttgtaagggcctacaaaTATAGGACTGAGCTTCTCTTtattgccaaatctcatcacccctttaaaaggtgacactttcaggaaaactcaatcatcaacatagaattctagttcccttctccttacatctgcataagatttctaatgactctgggttgtcttaagtctgtCTCTAATGAGTTGCTCTTTCTCCATAGCATGAATGACTGAATCTTGTCTTATCAAAGCTATTTctcctacttcaaaccaaccaacaagagatctacatctacgcccataaaGTGCCTCATAAGGGACCATTTGAATGCTGGAAtagtagctattattgtagtataactcaataagaggaaggtgatcatcaaAACTACCATTAAGATCGATCATGCAAGTATATAGTCTGTGCCAATCGATCAACTGCCCATTTATCCAGCCTCTGACATGAACCACGATTGATCATTATTGTCCGTAGATGGATCTACGTACCGTAGttgaaaatttgcagacagttagggggaaaatgttgTTGGGTTAAATTCAAATGATTATAAAtcttagaaaaaattaaattacttgtcccatgacctatgaaatggtagataataaaattatttttccatagTCACCGAGTtttctaaaatcagacctccaagtaaaaagttatgcccgttttagtaaaggccttcCGAAAGGACACAACCTACGGAGCACAATGATGAACAGTCAATTGAACAACGGCCTGTCTGtccatatcatcctttggtccgaaaacaattaactcaggggtcttttggtcttttcccactttgtttaaaccctaagatacgtcgttttgaccctaaatcatcaaattttagtcagtttaagcctagaaacataatcaAAACTTAACTAAGTCAAAtctttaaatcaaaatttagaaaattagaagcaagaatgGAGAAAAACGTCAAGAAGCCTAGTTTAAGAATGGATCAAGGTTCCCTAAGTTCTAGAcccgaaatctaaatatttctccgtgaattcatcaccatgtatgtgagatttcactagtgggttcctttagCCATTATTTCCCTAGTTTTTCATTTcttgattctcatatcatgatttaCCTAGGGTTTCTATAATTACAATAGATCATCATAAATTTGTTAAATATAcattccaaatcagattataaagttattattcaatttagCGCACAAATTTCATAActctagctatgtatttctttagttcttgaattatacatactaggttagatatttcagttgcttcagatatac is a genomic window containing:
- the LOC107003922 gene encoding replication factor A protein 1-like — protein: MAYSLLSDLDATRDDWLIRVRVCRQWEFINFKRSPEMISLDMILIDEKGTLMHAIIWKNQVNKFRDKLSEGFAVIIRNFKVSALTGDYRPVQSNFKITFLRKIAIQKLQDDIVHIPQNGFQFIQPEVIRSRINNNILLSESVGSKWQKRDIHILTDPDDLTIKARITLWEDHGESFYPYVYPNDFGPYIVIITATTVKEFRGELTFATTAASKIYVNLKMDNITALLHKFSKKSVDIVTIASGNSSNVPNAQAMFENRMTVAELLDSEWSPDIEECVVTLRAQITAIENFFDWYYISCNFCNKKVESSNGVYTCQKCNKQCDLPLIRFKIHINVKDNGGNTTLVLFNGVAEKLLDTSAHKLVNRLSKSESNITPQIQSLCGMELVFRLKLSSFNLKEGLENYTVTKVYVPDEELELQHRINKDKRVKGKEKLEDSTEQTDFNAEGLNTDYSKELSDEEDTFISKQRVYSRKFKKRRNLFIADSEESDDDTIKRTK